In a single window of the Leptospira sanjuanensis genome:
- a CDS encoding transcriptional regulator, whose product MNQQKERLKIIISKFKGNQREFGFTIGKSKQTISGWLSGRFPVPEDAAITIEMVHGYRREWILRGEMPSKVSHKGLQAKIASIDTEVALLRKIASNRKLQDIIEILTTLSKRELEIAYRLIESLTDKDTKTNSLS is encoded by the coding sequence TTGAACCAACAAAAAGAACGACTAAAAATCATCATTTCCAAGTTCAAAGGGAATCAACGGGAATTTGGTTTTACCATCGGTAAGTCTAAACAAACGATTAGCGGCTGGCTTAGCGGGAGATTTCCAGTTCCGGAGGATGCTGCAATCACTATAGAAATGGTTCATGGTTATAGGCGTGAATGGATTCTAAGAGGAGAGATGCCATCCAAAGTTTCGCACAAAGGACTTCAGGCAAAAATTGCCAGCATCGACACTGAAGTCGCACTTCTCAGAAAAATCGCGTCCAATAGAAAACTTCAGGATATCATCGAAATTCTAACAACCCTTTCCAAAAGAGAATTAGAAATCGCTTACAGATTGATCGAAAGCCTAACCGATAAAGACACTAAGACCAATTCATTATCGTAA
- a CDS encoding LIC10906 family membrane protein → MNPNILIPIFTGLLHLLLGVYVFRLKPRQRTQSIFLVFNSFMFVWLLIQGLRILLPLEYRSYALNITFLPMAFSPFTLYILCAKIGQPDKKIPAWILILGFLGLSYFTYACLFHEMAELKNPQYFVFDFNLNYHALVVFCSFWMLLSIYAVLRKMIVQRGDFKVRLFLVLLGAILAMPITMVFVYFLPLMGIFKPYLSSIGLVVASVLWAVAILHYDAFEIKAGVYTGVDLPLINRVASSGFLKLMEKLDPMRFIQKSSKEKEEITKQILIQDYNLAVNTGELSVEKRAKILSKKFGKYFR, encoded by the coding sequence GTGAATCCAAATATTCTGATCCCCATTTTCACCGGCCTATTGCATTTGCTTTTAGGCGTTTACGTCTTTCGATTAAAGCCAAGACAAAGAACTCAATCTATATTTCTCGTTTTTAATTCGTTCATGTTCGTTTGGCTACTCATTCAAGGTTTAAGAATTCTTCTTCCTCTTGAATATAGGAGTTATGCACTGAATATTACCTTTCTGCCCATGGCTTTTTCACCGTTTACTTTATACATTCTTTGTGCAAAGATCGGGCAGCCGGATAAGAAGATTCCCGCTTGGATCTTGATCTTAGGGTTTTTGGGATTGAGCTATTTTACGTACGCTTGTCTCTTTCATGAGATGGCTGAACTGAAGAATCCTCAGTATTTCGTTTTCGATTTTAATTTAAATTATCACGCTCTTGTGGTTTTTTGCTCGTTTTGGATGCTTTTATCGATTTACGCCGTTCTTCGTAAAATGATCGTTCAGCGCGGCGACTTTAAGGTGAGATTGTTTTTGGTTTTGCTTGGGGCTATCCTCGCTATGCCGATTACAATGGTGTTCGTTTATTTTCTACCTTTGATGGGGATATTTAAACCCTATCTTTCTTCGATCGGATTGGTTGTTGCTTCCGTTTTATGGGCGGTCGCAATTTTACACTATGATGCTTTTGAAATTAAGGCGGGGGTTTATACGGGTGTTGATCTACCTTTGATCAACCGAGTCGCTTCGAGCGGTTTTCTAAAGCTAATGGAGAAATTGGATCCGATGAGATTCATACAGAAGAGTTCAAAGGAAAAGGAAGAAATCACGAAACAAATCCTGATCCAAGACTACAACCTTGCTGTCAATACGGGTGAGCTGTCCGTCGAAAAGAGGGCTAAAATACTTTCAAAAAAATTCGGAAAGTATTTTAGGTAG
- a CDS encoding XRE family transcriptional regulator: protein MSNKIITIPLESIDFSTPGKRLRYAIKNILAMNDEDFAISIGKSQNYISYICNDKRPLLDKIAAEIESIHHISGLWLTKGKGYPEVKNATEDSSETVEKMKKRDFLWNKISNDKAEEILIAFFKHVPPDTRNLIYQMIQAVAKSKASGST, encoded by the coding sequence ATGTCAAATAAAATAATCACAATTCCATTAGAAAGCATCGATTTTTCCACGCCCGGAAAAAGGCTTCGCTATGCGATCAAAAACATCTTAGCGATGAATGATGAAGATTTTGCGATTTCGATTGGAAAATCGCAAAACTACATCAGCTATATCTGCAACGATAAACGGCCGCTTTTGGATAAAATCGCCGCCGAAATAGAGTCGATTCATCATATCTCCGGGCTTTGGCTTACCAAAGGCAAAGGTTATCCCGAAGTAAAAAATGCCACCGAAGATAGCTCTGAAACGGTGGAAAAAATGAAAAAACGGGATTTCCTTTGGAATAAAATATCGAACGATAAGGCGGAAGAAATCCTCATTGCTTTCTTTAAACACGTTCCGCCCGATACAAGAAATTTAATTTATCAGATGATCCAAGCCGTCGCCAAAAGTAAGGCAAGCGGTTCTACCTAA
- a CDS encoding LIC_10907 family protein, which produces MLKWYDYYELEHALGTLPALANSIQQAISWRSHNKKPPKELRLEIFLRRLILKKRILQRKYDWTRRELKLVFSEKMNLQAKLLEKEMRLGIVERENLYIKDELERLRGQVDNNFKENGRH; this is translated from the coding sequence ATGTTGAAATGGTATGATTATTATGAACTTGAACATGCTTTAGGGACTTTGCCCGCTCTTGCAAATAGCATTCAACAAGCAATTTCCTGGAGAAGTCATAATAAAAAACCTCCGAAAGAGCTTAGATTAGAAATTTTCCTACGCAGATTGATTCTTAAAAAACGAATTTTGCAACGTAAATATGATTGGACTCGACGAGAGCTAAAGCTCGTATTTTCCGAAAAAATGAATCTACAAGCAAAGCTTTTAGAAAAAGAAATGCGGTTAGGGATCGTCGAACGCGAAAATTTATATATCAAAGATGAGTTGGAGCGGTTGCGTGGTCAGGTGGATAATAATTTTAAAGAAAACGGAAGACATTGA